The Microlunatus antarcticus DNA segment CAGGGGACCGTAGAAGTTCTGCAGGCTCTCGATGCCCGGGAACAGGTCGGGGGCGTACTTGCAGAAGTGGGTCATCAGGCAGGTGTCCCAGATCCAGATGACGTCCGGGTCGAAGCCCTCGTCCATGTACGGCGACCGCGGCACCCCCGGCTGGTGGACGACGTGCCCCCACGCCGTCTCCCAGGCCGTCCAGTACAGGGAGACCAGGCCGGGGCTCCGGTCCAGCACCGGCTCCGGCAGCCGGGTCCGGTCGAGCGCGCGGTCGGGAGGAGAAGGACGCACGAGGAGAGACGGTAGCCCGGCGGGGCGACGAGCTCCTGTGCGCCGATGGGATCGGGAAGGGCGGTCGGCATGATGAGGGCCGTGGTGTCCTCCGGAGGGTCGACGGGTCGACCGAAGTCGCCTGGGCGGACGTCGCGGCGCATCAGGTTCGCGGTGGTGCTCGTCGTGGTCTGCGCCCTGACCTCGGTGGTCGGGCACCTGCTCGGCTACCGGCTCAACCTCACCACCGCGCGGGTCCCGGCGCCGACTGCGGCCTCGACCCCCGAGCAGGTCGTCCTCACGTACGTCGAGGCCTACGACCACCGGGACTGGTCGACCATGGCGAAGATCTACCCGGACCGGTCCATCGACCGGTTCCGTGCGATCGGCACCATGTCGGACGTGGTCGTCGTGGAGAGCAGGGCCATGGACGGGACGGAGGACGGCAACCCTGCGAGGCCCGGAGTCAGCTACTACAACGTGCGCGTGACGCTGCAGCTCAGCGGTCTCGAGGGCTCCGAGTCCGCCTACACGCCCGGCCCGAACGGGTGGGCCTACGACCTCGAGCGCGCGGGACCGGCCGAACCCTGGCACATCACGGATCAAGGGAACCCATGACGGCTCGGGAGGCCGTGGCGCGGAGATCGTCTTGACTCAGACTATCTGAGATCGTACGGTCGGCCAGGTGAGATCCCTCCCCGCCCCTGCGCCGTGGACCGGCCCGCTCCCCGACGCCCGTCCGCCCGAGGGGGCGGCCGTCTACCAGCTCCCGACCGGGACGTACGAGACGCGGGCGGCCCTCGCCATGAGCGGCGGGTCGTTCCGGGACAAGCGCCGCTTCGCCGCGACCGCGGTCCTCGTCACTCATCCCGCCGGGGACTTCCTCGTCGACGCCGGGTTCGGAGAGCACGTGGCCGACCACGTCTAGATGCTGCCGGCGCTCGTTCGCGCGCCGTACGACACG contains these protein-coding regions:
- a CDS encoding MBL fold metallo-hydrolase, with the translated sequence MRSLPAPAPWTGPLPDARPPEGAAVYQLPTGTYETRAALAMSGGSFRDKRRFAATAVLVTHPAGDFLVDAGFGEHVADHV